Proteins found in one Brachyspira murdochii DSM 12563 genomic segment:
- a CDS encoding MetQ/NlpA family ABC transporter substrate-binding protein — MKRIILFLSMTLFLASCSSGNKNENVVKVGYIGESDRVIWQEVMRQVSNDNIKIELVSFGDYLLPNQALNDGDIDMNNFQHYAFFNNEVETKGYKLTAIADTCLAAMNIYSDNITNVDEVKENDKIAIPNDPSNGGRALKVLEAAGLIKLRDKNIANPVLNDISENKLNLDIIEVDAGSIYSLLPDVACAVINCNFALNFGLNPDKDSIYKDNPTNYADKNYINLIAVREEDKDNEIYKKIVNAYQSDEVKEIYSNDFKGAYIAVW, encoded by the coding sequence ATGAAAAGGATCATTTTATTTTTGAGCATGACTTTATTTTTAGCTTCATGTTCATCTGGCAATAAGAATGAAAATGTTGTAAAGGTTGGGTATATAGGAGAGTCTGACAGAGTTATTTGGCAGGAGGTTATGAGACAGGTTTCTAATGATAATATAAAAATAGAGCTTGTATCATTCGGAGATTATCTTCTTCCAAATCAGGCTTTAAATGACGGTGATATAGATATGAATAATTTTCAGCATTATGCTTTCTTTAACAATGAAGTAGAAACTAAAGGATATAAATTAACTGCTATAGCTGATACTTGTCTTGCTGCTATGAATATCTATTCTGACAATATAACAAATGTTGATGAAGTAAAAGAGAATGATAAAATAGCCATACCTAATGATCCATCAAACGGAGGAAGAGCTTTAAAAGTTTTGGAAGCTGCTGGTCTTATAAAATTAAGAGATAAGAATATAGCAAATCCAGTATTAAACGATATATCAGAAAATAAACTTAATTTGGATATAATAGAAGTTGATGCTGGAAGTATATACAGCCTTCTTCCAGATGTGGCTTGTGCTGTAATTAACTGTAATTTTGCTCTGAACTTCGGTCTTAATCCAGATAAAGATTCTATATATAAAGATAATCCTACAAACTATGCAGATAAAAATTATATAAACCTTATAGCTGTACGAGAAGAAGATAAAGACAATGAAATATACAAAAAAATAGTGAATGCTTATCAGTCAGACGAGGTTAAAGAAATTTATAGTAATGACTTTAAGGGGGCTTATATAGCGGTTTGGTAA
- a CDS encoding MetQ/NlpA family ABC transporter substrate-binding protein, with translation MTKKFYIFFLLIIISYSCSCSNNAEIIKIGHIGEFDSDIWNQINKEIEQDNCKLDIVYFNDYELLNKALNDGDIDLNAFQNYIYFVNETNEHNYKLSILERTFVAPMHIYSKNFTNINQIHSNSKIAIPIDKVNLSRSLQILEEAGLIKLERHNNNFYSLSNISENNLNLEIIPMEASIIYYNLDKIDAAIVNYRFITDYHNYNIIYYDDVTKYSPQGQKAYVNLIVCREKDKSYNIYNFIAVSYKQKIKSKIEENKLKGLIVID, from the coding sequence ATGACGAAGAAATTTTATATATTTTTTTTATTAATAATAATATCATATTCATGCAGCTGCAGCAATAATGCAGAAATTATAAAGATAGGGCATATAGGCGAGTTTGATTCGGATATATGGAATCAGATAAATAAAGAGATCGAACAGGATAATTGTAAATTAGATATTGTTTATTTTAATGATTATGAACTTCTAAACAAGGCATTAAATGACGGTGATATTGATTTGAATGCTTTTCAGAATTATATTTATTTTGTAAATGAAACGAATGAGCATAATTATAAACTTTCTATTTTGGAGAGAACTTTTGTAGCACCTATGCATATATATTCAAAGAATTTTACAAATATAAATCAAATACATTCAAATTCTAAAATAGCTATTCCCATTGATAAAGTAAACTTATCTAGGTCTTTGCAGATATTAGAAGAGGCAGGTTTGATTAAATTAGAAAGACATAATAATAACTTTTATTCTTTAAGCAATATTTCTGAAAATAATTTAAACTTGGAAATTATACCTATGGAAGCAAGTATAATATATTATAATCTCGATAAAATAGATGCAGCAATAGTTAATTATAGATTTATCACCGATTATCATAATTATAATATTATATATTATGATGATGTAACAAAATATTCACCTCAGGGACAAAAGGCATATGTTAATTTAATTGTATGCCGTGAAAAAGATAAATCGTATAATATTTATAATTTTATAGCCGTAAGCTATAAACAAAAAATTAAATCTAAAATAGAAGAAAATAAATTAAAAGGGCTTATCGTTATTGATTAA
- a CDS encoding MetQ/NlpA family ABC transporter substrate-binding protein, whose protein sequence is MNNKILKIMILLFLIISCSKENKKDITVKLGCIGELDTYVLESLKGKLEKENIILDLITFSDYSVLNKALVSKAIDLNHFQHYAYFVNETNKNDYYLSIIAKTFIADMNMYSDNLTNIGQIGLKSKIAVPEDDINLSRALKILDSIGFIRLKENNNKNHNFTFDDVRENYLLLEFVPIKSSDMHSIISKVDAAIVNYHFNFDFRNSNIIYKDDPSKYQSDMYVNVVAARLEDENNITYKTIANLYKEKVSELINSGKIESITMID, encoded by the coding sequence ATGAATAATAAAATATTAAAAATAATGATATTATTATTTCTGATTATTTCATGCAGTAAAGAAAATAAAAAAGATATTACTGTAAAGCTAGGATGCATAGGAGAGCTTGATACTTATGTATTAGAATCTTTAAAAGGAAAATTAGAAAAAGAAAATATAATTTTAGATTTGATAACTTTTTCGGATTACAGCGTATTAAATAAGGCTTTAGTAAGCAAGGCAATAGACTTAAATCATTTTCAGCATTATGCTTATTTTGTAAATGAAACCAATAAAAACGATTACTACTTATCTATTATAGCAAAAACATTTATAGCTGATATGAATATGTATTCGGATAATCTTACCAATATAGGACAAATAGGATTAAAATCTAAAATAGCAGTTCCTGAAGATGATATAAATTTATCAAGGGCACTTAAAATATTAGATTCTATAGGTTTTATACGATTAAAAGAAAATAATAATAAAAATCATAATTTTACATTTGATGATGTAAGAGAGAACTATTTGCTTCTTGAGTTTGTACCGATAAAATCAAGCGATATGCATTCTATTATCTCAAAAGTTGATGCGGCTATTGTAAATTACCATTTCAATTTTGATTTTAGAAACAGTAATATTATATACAAAGATGATCCAAGTAAATATCAGTCAGACATGTATGTTAATGTAGTGGCAGCAAGGCTTGAAGATGAAAATAATATAACTTATAAAACTATAGCAAATCTTTATAAGGAAAAAGTATCAGAGCTTATAAATTCAGGTAAAATAGAAAGCATTACGATGATTGATTAA
- a CDS encoding MetQ/NlpA family ABC transporter substrate-binding protein produces the protein MKKILLLFMTIIILSCGSNNQKGTVVKIGHVGESDRITWKPVIEKLAKEGITVELVSFSDYTLPNQALNDGEIDLNAFQHFAYFNNELASRNYDLTAIGTTFISSMNIYSKNITNVSELKNNDKIAIPNDPANGGRALKVLEAAGVIKVNPEAGDSPSIDDITENPLNIELVEVDAGSLYSLLPDVACAVINGNYAIDFGLNPGSDYIFKDDPSIYTGNSFYNLIAARTEDKDNEIYKKIVEAYQSPEVEKVYAEDFKGAYLPTWK, from the coding sequence ATGAAAAAGATTTTATTATTGTTTATGACAATTATAATATTATCATGCGGCTCTAATAATCAAAAAGGCACTGTAGTAAAAATAGGGCATGTGGGAGAATCTGACAGAATCACATGGAAACCTGTTATTGAAAAGTTAGCTAAAGAGGGTATAACTGTAGAGTTAGTATCTTTTTCTGATTATACTTTGCCTAATCAGGCTTTAAATGACGGAGAAATAGATTTAAACGCCTTTCAGCACTTTGCTTATTTTAATAATGAATTAGCATCAAGAAATTATGATCTTACAGCAATAGGAACTACATTTATATCATCTATGAATATATATTCAAAAAATATTACAAATGTAAGCGAGCTTAAAAATAATGATAAAATAGCAATACCTAATGATCCTGCAAACGGCGGAAGGGCTTTAAAAGTTTTGGAGGCTGCTGGAGTTATTAAAGTAAATCCAGAAGCAGGAGATTCTCCAAGTATTGATGATATAACAGAAAATCCTCTTAATATAGAATTAGTAGAAGTGGATGCAGGAAGTTTATACAGTCTTCTTCCAGATGTTGCCTGTGCTGTTATAAATGGAAATTATGCTATTGACTTCGGACTTAATCCGGGTTCTGATTATATATTTAAAGATGATCCTTCTATATACACTGGAAACTCTTTTTATAATTTGATAGCTGCTAGAACTGAAGATAAAGATAATGAAATATACAAAAAAATAGTAGAAGCATATCAGTCTCCAGAAGTAGAAAAAGTATATGCAGAAGATTTCAAAGGGGCATACTTACCTACTTGGAAATAA
- a CDS encoding MetQ/NlpA family ABC transporter substrate-binding protein, producing the protein MKKILLLILSMTFIILSCQGSKTDANKTVKVGFAGESDYQIWDPIVEKLAEEGITVELVSFSDYTIPNQALNDGEIDLNAFQHYAYFNDEVSNKKYNITAIADTYISAMNIYSTNITDVSQVKNGDKIAIPNDPSNGGRALKVLQAAGLIKVKPEAGDTPSVSDITENPLNLQIIEMDAGAIYGVLPDVACAVINGNYAIDFGLNPGKDYIFKDDPSIYSGKSFVNLIAARTKDKDNELYKKVVETYQSDIVEKVYNENFLGSYLPTWK; encoded by the coding sequence ATGAAAAAGATTTTATTATTGATATTGTCTATGACATTTATAATATTATCATGTCAAGGTTCAAAAACAGATGCAAACAAAACTGTAAAGGTTGGATTTGCAGGAGAGTCTGATTATCAGATTTGGGATCCTATAGTAGAAAAATTAGCTGAAGAGGGTATCACTGTAGAATTAGTATCATTCTCTGACTACACTATACCTAATCAGGCTTTAAATGACGGTGAAATAGACTTGAACGCTTTTCAGCATTATGCATACTTTAATGATGAAGTATCAAATAAAAAATATAATATCACTGCTATAGCTGATACTTATATATCTGCTATGAATATTTATTCTACTAATATTACAGATGTAAGTCAGGTAAAAAATGGCGATAAAATAGCTATACCTAATGATCCTTCTAATGGCGGAAGAGCTTTAAAAGTGCTTCAGGCTGCAGGACTTATTAAAGTAAAACCAGAGGCAGGAGATACTCCTTCTGTAAGCGATATAACAGAAAATCCTCTTAATCTTCAAATAATAGAAATGGATGCTGGTGCTATTTACGGAGTGCTTCCAGATGTTGCTTGTGCTGTTATAAATGGAAACTATGCAATTGACTTCGGGCTTAATCCGGGAAAAGACTATATATTTAAAGATGATCCTTCTATTTACAGCGGAAAATCTTTTGTAAACTTAATTGCTGCTAGAACTAAAGATAAAGACAATGAACTATACAAAAAAGTTGTAGAAACTTATCAGTCTGATATAGTAGAAAAAGTTTATAATGAAAACTTTTTAGGTTCTTATCTTCCTACTTGGAAATAA
- a CDS encoding carboxylesterase family protein: MKKNVLLFFSLFLILSCSNNSETIRDTQFGKVKGTKENGALVWYSVPYGKASRWQAPQNPDSWSNEYDASVWKGLALQLSGNEVVGSEDCLNLDIYSKEGAKDLPVLVFLHGGNNQTGNTKELIGTDMVLKDDIVFVSVNYRLGLLGFNNLPALINETNTTGNYTLLDIALALDWVKNNIASFGGDPENVTISGFSAGGRDVMALLVSPIFKGKFQKAIAFSGGMTIADETLSRRQIAKAIAPLAVEDGKAASEEEAVNWLLTSGADVSDYLYSISSERLIPLMGNAGIRMSVFPHLYGDDEVLPKAGFDTEDYNAVPIIMLTGNTEFSMFANGDSYFSSEDMTNYSAEDIEKAKTFAIKYGSKMYAYFNAEASAEKMSEYNYNAPIYLCSINYGDYTSDYKIPTFGAFHGIFIPMLAKEHNYKNIDNNLFSSASYKDVSDVFNQYLKNFLYTGDPNSDNLNTWERWNNETHLSMVLDAKDDKAVYESKSVSTTYEDIINEMNNDTELSEELKDKMIKNVMNGRWFSDSLDKYYNNINLWE; the protein is encoded by the coding sequence ATGAAAAAGAATGTTTTATTATTTTTTTCTCTTTTTTTAATTTTAAGCTGCAGTAATAATAGCGAAACTATAAGAGACACACAATTCGGAAAAGTAAAAGGCACAAAAGAAAACGGAGCTTTAGTATGGTACAGTGTTCCTTATGGTAAGGCTTCACGCTGGCAGGCTCCTCAAAATCCAGATAGTTGGAGTAATGAATATGATGCTTCAGTGTGGAAGGGACTAGCTTTGCAGTTAAGCGGAAATGAAGTAGTTGGAAGTGAAGACTGTTTGAATTTGGATATATATAGTAAAGAAGGTGCCAAAGATTTACCAGTGTTGGTATTTTTGCATGGAGGAAACAATCAGACTGGAAATACAAAAGAACTTATAGGTACAGATATGGTTTTAAAAGATGATATAGTATTTGTTTCTGTTAATTACCGTTTGGGATTATTAGGTTTTAATAATTTACCTGCTCTTATTAATGAAACTAATACAACAGGAAATTATACTCTTTTGGATATAGCATTAGCTTTAGACTGGGTAAAAAATAATATAGCATCTTTTGGAGGAGACCCTGAAAATGTTACAATATCAGGATTTAGTGCAGGCGGAAGAGATGTAATGGCATTATTGGTAAGCCCTATATTCAAAGGTAAATTCCAAAAAGCTATAGCATTCAGCGGCGGTATGACTATAGCTGATGAAACATTAAGCAGAAGACAAATAGCAAAAGCAATAGCACCTCTTGCAGTAGAAGACGGCAAAGCAGCAAGCGAAGAAGAAGCTGTAAACTGGCTTTTAACTTCAGGAGCTGATGTTTCTGACTATTTATACAGCATATCTTCAGAAAGATTAATACCTCTTATGGGAAATGCAGGCATAAGAATGAGTGTATTCCCTCATCTTTATGGAGATGATGAAGTATTACCTAAAGCCGGTTTTGATACAGAAGATTATAATGCCGTACCTATTATAATGCTTACTGGAAATACAGAGTTCAGCATGTTTGCAAATGGAGATTCATATTTCTCTTCAGAAGATATGACTAATTACAGTGCAGAAGATATAGAAAAAGCAAAAACTTTCGCAATAAAATACGGAAGCAAAATGTATGCATACTTTAATGCAGAAGCCTCAGCAGAAAAAATGAGCGAATATAATTATAATGCTCCTATATATCTATGTTCTATAAACTACGGAGATTATACTTCAGACTATAAAATACCGACATTCGGTGCTTTTCATGGTATATTTATACCTATGCTTGCTAAAGAACATAATTATAAAAATATAGATAATAATCTATTTTCATCTGCTTCATATAAAGATGTTTCTGATGTATTCAATCAATATTTAAAAAACTTCCTCTATACAGGAGATCCTAATTCTGATAATTTAAACACTTGGGAGAGATGGAATAATGAAACTCATCTTTCTATGGTATTAGATGCCAAAGATGATAAAGCAGTATATGAATCAAAGAGTGTTAGTACAACATACGAAGATATTATAAATGAAATGAATAATGATACTGAATTATCTGAAGAATTAAAAGATAAGATGATAAAAAATGTAATGAATGGCAGATGGTTCAGCGATAGTTTGGATAAATACTATAATAATATAAATTTATGGGAGTAA
- a CDS encoding ABC transporter substrate-binding protein has translation MYNRLYYAVYIILLYSSIIFAQNTSFVSKLDKSQLDLNYYEKLKDKNIILNVCNWGEYIADGSKGSMDIIKEFENLTGIEVNYIIHNSNEEVYAKLKLQTENYDVITPTDYIIVRMIKNNMIQKLNFDLLPAVKNNIDPFFFSLAYDPEGEYSVPYTWGMSGIIYNKKNIDIKEEDIDWSILFNEDYKDMILMSIAPRDAFAAANGYLGFDLHTTNEKEILESFDALKKQRYVVQDYVMDEILYKIRDEKAYIGVTYGGDALTVIKQNTNINFVIPKSGGNPFVECLAIPKNAENIEAAHMYINFLCERQVAYENTKYIGYATPNTAALELLPDEIKNDKRIYPDKKNIVYMSKRISELDDRSGILMENLWNNFLNNKSVKLPFNKILVFAVIITSIVLIILELKKKKN, from the coding sequence ATGTACAATCGTCTGTATTATGCAGTATATATTATTCTTTTATATAGCAGTATAATATTTGCTCAAAACACTTCTTTTGTAAGTAAGCTTGATAAAAGTCAGTTAGATTTAAATTATTATGAAAAGTTAAAAGATAAAAATATTATATTGAATGTGTGCAATTGGGGGGAGTATATAGCTGACGGCTCTAAAGGCTCTATGGACATTATAAAAGAATTTGAAAATCTTACCGGAATAGAAGTAAATTATATAATACATAATTCTAATGAAGAAGTATATGCCAAATTAAAATTACAAACTGAAAATTATGATGTAATAACTCCTACTGATTATATAATAGTAAGAATGATAAAAAATAATATGATACAGAAACTAAACTTTGATTTACTTCCGGCTGTGAAAAATAATATAGACCCTTTCTTTTTTTCATTAGCCTATGATCCGGAAGGCGAATACAGTGTTCCTTATACTTGGGGAATGAGCGGTATTATATATAATAAAAAAAATATAGATATTAAAGAAGAAGATATTGACTGGTCTATACTTTTTAATGAAGATTATAAAGATATGATATTAATGTCAATAGCTCCAAGAGATGCTTTTGCAGCTGCTAATGGTTATTTAGGCTTTGATTTGCATACTACAAATGAAAAAGAAATATTAGAATCGTTTGATGCTTTAAAAAAGCAAAGATATGTAGTTCAGGATTATGTTATGGACGAAATACTATATAAAATAAGAGATGAAAAAGCATATATAGGAGTTACATACGGAGGCGATGCTTTAACTGTTATAAAGCAAAATACAAATATAAATTTTGTTATACCAAAATCAGGGGGGAATCCTTTTGTTGAGTGTTTGGCAATTCCTAAAAATGCAGAAAATATAGAAGCAGCTCATATGTATATAAATTTTTTATGTGAGAGACAAGTAGCATATGAGAATACAAAATATATAGGATATGCCACACCCAATACAGCAGCTTTAGAATTGCTTCCAGATGAAATAAAAAATGATAAAAGAATATATCCAGATAAAAAGAATATTGTATATATGTCAAAACGAATATCTGAACTTGATGACAGATCCGGTATTTTAATGGAAAACCTTTGGAATAATTTTCTTAATAATAAAAGTGTTAAATTGCCTTTTAATAAAATACTTGTATTTGCTGTTATTATTACTTCTATAGTTTTAATAATTTTAGAGCTTAAAAAGAAAAAAAATTAA
- a CDS encoding cyclase family protein, which produces MIIDLSSPIYSNMPHYPDDIDVKVESFNYEYFNITNINMCVHSGTHIDTPLHGINNKPSTENIDLNYFIGSAYCIDIKADKENKINFPHNFDFGTIKGYDILLINTSWHKNINTDYYYKYFPYLSESFANQLVNLKIKTIGIDSPSVDNINNNLIHNILFSHDICIIEGLANLDKVSNKEFFFSAAPLKIRGSEGSPVRAYAVIE; this is translated from the coding sequence ATGATAATAGATCTTTCTTCTCCAATTTACAGCAATATGCCTCATTACCCTGATGATATTGATGTAAAAGTTGAAAGTTTCAATTATGAATATTTTAATATAACAAATATCAATATGTGTGTCCATAGCGGCACTCATATTGATACACCTCTTCATGGCATAAACAATAAACCTTCTACCGAAAATATAGATTTAAATTATTTTATAGGCAGTGCTTACTGCATCGATATTAAAGCAGATAAAGAAAACAAAATAAACTTTCCTCACAATTTTGATTTTGGTACTATAAAAGGATACGATATACTTCTTATTAATACTTCTTGGCATAAGAATATTAATACAGATTATTATTATAAATATTTTCCATATTTAAGCGAAAGTTTTGCAAATCAATTAGTTAATTTAAAAATCAAAACAATAGGCATAGACAGTCCTTCTGTCGATAATATTAATAATAATTTGATACATAATATTTTATTTTCACATGACATATGCATTATAGAAGGACTTGCCAATTTAGATAAAGTATCAAATAAAGAATTTTTCTTTAGTGCTGCACCTTTAAAAATAAGAGGCTCTGAAGGCTCGCCTGTAAGAGCATATGCTGTAATTGAATAA
- a CDS encoding PIN/TRAM domain-containing protein: MWRIVYFVISFLIALMDYYFTKTFNYKTVSIFLLSAVLIFLFEFLLIRKKSSKITLAFFISFFLTILTVLLTISTVNMIGIKLSTNEKLIILFIEGYLTFGIIAAFIPNISNMLNLTKPDKNKTAKILDTSVIVDGRIYDIAEKKFFDGLLVLPEFVIKEIQFLSDARDPQKRIRGRRALEILNKMKSSKNILLSITDIDFPNIKEVDLKLIELAKKMDAKVITNDFNLMKVASIHEVEILNINDLANSLHVVVLPGETIKIDLIREGKDKQALGYLEDGTMIVVDNAKHLIGKNVEIEIDNVLPKEAGRVIFASLVGAKQSNNNKKRHDK; this comes from the coding sequence ATGTGGAGAATAGTATATTTTGTTATATCTTTTTTAATAGCATTAATGGATTATTATTTTACAAAAACTTTTAATTATAAAACTGTATCGATATTTTTACTGAGTGCTGTTTTGATATTTTTATTTGAATTTTTACTTATAAGAAAGAAATCTTCTAAAATTACTCTCGCCTTTTTTATTTCATTTTTTCTAACTATACTTACAGTTCTTCTCACTATAAGTACTGTTAATATGATAGGAATTAAACTATCTACAAATGAAAAATTAATCATTCTTTTTATAGAAGGATATCTGACTTTTGGTATTATAGCAGCATTTATACCAAATATATCAAATATGCTTAATCTCACAAAACCAGATAAAAATAAAACAGCAAAAATACTTGATACTTCTGTGATAGTAGACGGAAGGATATATGATATTGCTGAAAAAAAATTTTTTGACGGACTTCTTGTACTTCCGGAATTTGTAATAAAAGAAATACAGTTCTTAAGCGATGCTAGAGATCCGCAAAAAAGAATAAGAGGAAGAAGGGCATTAGAGATATTAAATAAAATGAAATCTTCTAAAAATATACTTCTTTCTATTACGGATATAGATTTTCCTAATATCAAAGAAGTAGATTTAAAACTTATAGAGCTTGCCAAAAAAATGGACGCTAAAGTTATTACTAATGATTTTAATTTGATGAAAGTAGCTTCTATTCATGAGGTTGAAATATTAAATATAAATGATTTGGCTAATTCGCTTCATGTTGTAGTTCTTCCCGGTGAAACTATCAAAATTGATTTGATAAGAGAAGGAAAAGATAAGCAGGCACTTGGATATTTGGAAGACGGTACTATGATAGTTGTTGATAATGCTAAACACTTAATAGGAAAAAATGTTGAAATAGAAATAGACAATGTACTCCCTAAAGAAGCTGGAAGAGTAATATTTGCTTCTCTTGTAGGGGCCAAACAATCAAATAATAATAAAAAAAGACATGATAAATGA
- a CDS encoding CarD family transcriptional regulator: MYKLNTYVVYPMYGICKVIGISDSKVNSNLVECYVLECESENITLKVPINRVKEYRIRKIISKAEADELINVLQTKPQDIENNWKIRYQENEEKLRSGNIKDTIEVARSLFTRNKLKELSASEKRLYEKAYMFIVNEISIALKKDKDEIEDIVSNALEKSAKKFKTKPLEKEKLVKENKDNAKKKKKDTKE, from the coding sequence ATGTATAAATTAAATACTTATGTTGTATATCCTATGTACGGTATATGTAAAGTTATAGGTATATCTGATAGTAAAGTAAATTCTAATCTTGTAGAATGTTATGTATTAGAATGCGAAAGCGAAAATATTACATTAAAAGTCCCTATAAATAGAGTTAAAGAATATCGTATACGTAAAATAATTTCAAAAGCAGAAGCCGATGAACTGATTAATGTACTTCAAACCAAACCGCAGGATATAGAAAATAACTGGAAAATAAGATATCAGGAAAATGAAGAAAAATTAAGAAGCGGTAATATCAAAGATACCATAGAAGTGGCTAGAAGTTTATTTACTAGAAACAAATTAAAAGAACTATCTGCAAGCGAAAAACGTTTATACGAAAAGGCTTATATGTTTATAGTTAATGAAATCAGCATAGCTTTAAAAAAAGACAAAGATGAAATAGAAGATATAGTATCTAATGCTTTAGAAAAATCTGCCAAAAAATTCAAAACCAAACCTTTAGAAAAAGAAAAATTGGTAAAAGAAAATAAAGACAATGCCAAAAAAAAGAAGAAAGATACTAAAGAATGA
- a CDS encoding MetS family NSS transporter small subunit: MGIDSAIFMGLSLLAIWGGFAFFLSIALRKM, translated from the coding sequence ATGGGAATAGATTCTGCTATATTTATGGGACTTAGTTTACTAGCTATATGGGGAGGTTTTGCTTTCTTTCTTAGTATAGCTTTAAGAAAAATGTAA